Proteins encoded in a region of the Phoenix dactylifera cultivar Barhee BC4 chromosome 3, palm_55x_up_171113_PBpolish2nd_filt_p, whole genome shotgun sequence genome:
- the LOC103702098 gene encoding uncharacterized protein LOC103702098, whose protein sequence is MARWDEILTLPVQNPPTLEFSAADIVWSRVEGWREQMDRLALIPFSRVNDFVRGESNNKECPTRFHVEARRRRPPEMAYKPKVDGILEYILYWCSFGPDDHRKGGVVRPSRNYTAKRKTPAGRPNTKRGCVCHFIVKRLIAEPSVALIIYNQDKHVDKKGNPCHGPMDKKAVGTRAMFAPYISDELRLQIMSLLYVGVPVETIMQRHTEMVEKQGGPSNRDDLLTHRYVRRLERKIRRSMYELNPDDALSIGMWIENHRDHIFFYEDFSETDPFVLGIQTEWQLQQMIRFGNRSLLASDSRFGTNKLKYPIYSLLVFDSNNNAIPVAWIITPNFANGGIHRWIGALYDRVHSKDPTWQLGGFIVDDPSADVLTIREVFQCSILISFWRVHHAWRKNLMEKCSAPEMRAMMSRRLGEAISSICRGSGDMHLFEAFLEDFVDCSDFLDYFKAIWFPRIGVWTAALKALPLASSEVSAAIECYHHLLKLRLLNEKNSSVYQRADWLVDKLGTKVHSYYWLDEYSGKDIFSRYWKDEWKSGLTSWRQALQIPDSDVVLDGNCAKVVSQKDREKVHTVLNPGSEFAICDCSWSMMGNLCKHVIKSTKIYRDRGLAVSSTSLFEYNRTLMSILNCPPHDSVIRDHAVALAVCVQTQLNSLFDLENSVAASNTSGPREEQTTNDQRVSAPENFDNANTDLINECQSVSDNRDEGSGNNSHSVAEKNRTAVESISDNGPDTVMQSVEVPTRLLPTEQLAIDDMTASNCAENETGNLLDRSDTSIDACSDYDTIHVTNTDQVGDSALQNLIAEKMMDIDNHLQVFPTASGSGVLNGLAEEEDAFQVSGVLRDNKIINEVSEAHSSDPMVIDSVEVSNGVCDGTEKNQLIVHEYQGSIVENANLDQNDEAVGSRIGDIVENNDNKGMTIGRILADRNGCAEVDGDVDGANGMSNSGSCNPDGKEVDANVNNISEMDLRPCSIFGTNNSRDNVCIDQFLDVAQAEEKISADIREKIDDDNGRALEETTSNAQTSSDTGRVNPSADKHSSVMDIEVSTDPIEEVQVIKDSSGLDRKDGVEVAIDASPVSYGTSSNTEEKSSNGHVVHNMALIGCSPLGQ, encoded by the exons ATGGCTAGATGGGATGAGATTTTGACACTTCCGGTGCAGAATCCACCAACCTTGGAGTTTTCTGCTGCTGATATTGTGTGGTCCAGAGTGGAAGGCTGGAGAGAGCAGATGGATAGGCTTGCACTCATTCCCTTCTCCCGTGTTAATGATTTTGTAAGAGGTGAATCTAATAATAAAGAGTGTCCCACTAGATTCCATGTTGAAGCAAGGAGAAGGCGTCCTCCTGAGATGGCTTACAAACCAAAAGTCGATGGGATTCTTGAATATATTTT GTATTGGTGTTCCTTTGGTCCAGATGATCATAGAAAGGGCGGTGTTGTTCGTCCCAGCAGGAATTATACTGCTAAGAGGAAGACTCCTGCTGGCCGGCCAAATACAAAGAGAGGCTGTGTCTGCCATTTCATTGTGAAGCGACTAATAGCTGAACCATCAGTTGCGCTTATCATATATAATCAAGATAAGCATGTGGACAAAAAAGGTAACCCCTGCCATGGCCCCATGGACAAGAAGGCTGTTGGAACACGGGCAATGTTTGCACCTTACATTTCAGATGAGCTTCGTCTTCAGATTATGTCTTTGCTCTATGTTGGTGTTCCTGTGGAAACCATCATGCAGAGACACACTGAAATGGTAGAGAAGCAGGGTGGACCATCTAATAGAGATGATCTTCTCACCCATAGGTATGTCCGGAGGTTGGAGAGGAAGATCAGGCGTTCCATGTATGAGCTGAACCCTGATGACGCTCTGAGCATTGGCATGTGGATTGAAAACCACCGGGATCACATTTTCTTTTATGAGGACTTCTCTGAAACAGATCCTTTTGTTCTGGGTATTCAGACGGAATGGCAGCTTCAGCAGATGATTCGCTTTGGCAACAGGAGTCTTCTAGCATCTGATTCAAGGTTTGGCACAAACAAGTTAAAG TATCCCATATACAGTCTCCTTGTTTTTGACTCAAACAACAATGCAATCCCAGTAGCTTGGATTATAACACCAAACTTTGCGAATGGTGGGATACATAGATGGATTGGTGCCCTATATGATCGAGTTCATTCAAAAGATCCGACATGGCAGTTGGGTGGTTTCATTGTTGATGATCCTTCAGCAGATGTGCTTACCATCAG GGAGGTGTTCCAATGTTCAATTTTGATCAGCTTCTGGCGTGTTCATCATGCATGGCGTAAAAACTTGATGGAAAAATGTTCAGCACCAGAGATGCGTGCAATGATGTCAAGAAGGCTTGGAGAAGCCATATCCAGTATTTGCAGAGGAAGTGGTGATATGCATTTATTTGAGGCTttccttgaagattttgttgattgTTCAGATTTTTTGGACTACTTTAAGGCGATATGGTTTCCCAGAATCG GTGTATGGACTGCTGCCTTAAAAGCGCTTCCTCTTGCTAGCTCAGAGGTTTCTGCAGCCATCGAGTGCTATCATCACCTACTGAAACTGAGGCTGTTAAATGAAAAAAATTCAAGTGTTTACCAGCGTGCAGATTGGCTGGTCGATAAGTTAGGAACCAAGGTACATTCTTATTACTGGCTGGATGAGTATTCTGGGAAAGACATTTTTTCCCGTTACTGGAAAGATGAGTGGAAAAGTGGTTTAACATCATGGCGCCAGGCATTGCAGATTCCTGACTCAGATGTTGTATTAGATGGTAACTGTGCCAAAGTAGTTAGTCAGAAAGATCGAGAAAAGGTACATACTGTATTGAATCCAGGTTCCGAATTTGCTATTTGTGACTGTAGCTGGTCGATGATGGGAAATCTTTGTAAACATGTAATCAAGTCGACTAAGATATATCGTGATAGGGGATTGGCTGTGTCATCAACAAGTCTCTTCGAGTATAACCGGACTTTGATGAGTATACTTAACTGCCCACCGCATGATTCTGTAATCCGTGACCATGCAGTTGCTTTGGCTGTTTGTGTTCAGACACAGTTAAATTCTCTATTTGACCTGGAAAATAGTGTCGCTGCCTCAAATACATCAGGTCCAAGGGAGGAGCAAACAACTAATGATCAGAGAGTATCTGCCCCTGAAAACTTTGACAATGCTAATACAGATTTGATAAATGAGTGCCAGTCAGTTTCTGACAACAGGGATGAAGGTTCGGGAAATAATAGCCATTCTGTTGCTGAGAAGAATAGAACTGCAGTGGAAAGTATCAGCGACAATGGGCCAGACACTGTTATGCAATCTGTTGAGGTTCCAACTAGGTTGTTGCCCACTGAGCAATTGGCCATTGATGATATGACTGCAAGTAACTGTGCAGAGAATGAAACAGGAAATTTGTTAGACAGAAGTGACACTTCAATAGATGCTTGCAGTGACTATGACACTATTCATGTAACAAATACTGATCAAGTTGGTGATAGTGCTCTCCAGAACTTAATTGCTGAAAAAATGATGGATATTGATAACCACCTTCAGGTCTTCCCGACTGCATCAGGTTCTGGAGTTTTGAATGGTCTTgcagaggaagaggatgctttCCAAGTATCTGGTGTTTTAAGGGacaacaaaataataaatgaagtTTCAGAAGCTCATTCCTCTGATCCTATGGTTATTGACTCTGTCGAGGTCAGCAATGGTGTCTGTGATGGTACTGAAAAGAATCAGCTGATTGTCCACGAGTATCAGGGCAGCATTGTTGAGAATGCCAATCTTGACCAGAATGATGAGGCAGTAGGCAGTAGGATTGGAGATATTGTGGAGAATAATGATAACAAAGGCATGACAATTGGAAGAATTTTAGCTGACCGTAATGGTTGTGCTGAGGTTGATGGAGATGTTGATGGAGCAAATGGAATGTCAAACAGTGGATCTTGTAACCCTGATGGTAAGGAAGTGGATGCCAATGTGAACAACATTTCGGAAATGGACTTGAGACCTTGCTCCATTTTTGGTACTAATAATTCCAGGGACAATGTTTGcattgaccaattcttggatgTTGCTCAAGCTGAAGAGAAGATTAGTGCTGATATTAGGGAGAAAATAGATGATGATAATGGTAGGGCTCTAGAAGAAACTACTAGCAATGCACAAACAAGTTCAGACACTGGCAGAGTTAACCCAAGTGCAGATAAGCACTCTTCTGTGATGGACATTGAGGTTTCTACTGATCCTATTGAAGAAGTTCAGGTTATTAAGGATTCCTCTGGTCTTGATAGGAAAGATGGTGTGGAAGTAGCAATTGATGCTTCTCCTGTCAGTTATGGCACTTCCAGTAACACAGAGGAGAAGTCCAGTAATGGTCATGTTGTGCATAATATGGCACTCATCGGATGTTCGCCATTGGGACAATAG